In Croceicoccus sp. Ery15, a genomic segment contains:
- a CDS encoding circularly permuted type 2 ATP-grasp protein, which translates to MNDGSPVFQGDTLFGPDPGSDPLGWYPAPESGDIFASASSDMAPLWHRVAAALCQLGEGNLGQIQSYLDRNVEDLGLAFRLTGDERERPWPLGPMPVLIGASEWDVLEAGLIQRAELLEHVVADIYSAQNLVGEGHLPAALASGSPNFARKMVGLRPPGGYHLRVYAVDLARGPNGEWRVLADRTRLPTGIGYALENRLALIRSTGNLLAGIGARRITEFFEALRFGIAEDCQRSDPRIGLLTPGRFNQSYPEQAHLARHLGFSLVEGRDLTVRDGRLYVRTVAGLKRIDGLWRWINTADIDPLAFDQHSQIGVAGLIEACRSGQLSVANWPGAGVVESRAMSAFLPRLAQVVTGGPLILPNAATWWCGQKAERDEALARFDELVFASSFRGSIPGIPEGSTRIGAQIPPEERVVLLQGLARRPMDYVAQEIVETSTAPAIVDGRFEPRRFTLRCFLARGANGQWVVMPGGFARISKQGHLRTALMERDDFSADLCVVDGQGSARTVRPPNLDPPSVRRGGGQLPSQAADNLFWLGRYGERLNLTARIVRILVENSDGPAGRAAVPEAVTTADRLAALLRQWGAAPAPTKEEAHPAPHDMAVAALTDKTLNGSIPVLIEKAQQIALLLRDRLSRDSWRAVQRPLPPVDAMDSDTLIDACDMVVGRGAAVAQLLSDNMGRSAAWRFFDMGIAIERGSMMLQAAQAIVPGSASAEDLTALLDLIDGISLYRSRYLTIPFIAPVLDMALLDPAEPRGLAYQAKRVAEHLAALPDLREDGLPEEPLRMAQMLDAKIGGLDAEDLDTNVLQGLRDDLGALSAAIGRRYFLQPDRPAPRDPGALLA; encoded by the coding sequence ATGAACGACGGTTCGCCTGTTTTTCAGGGGGATACCCTTTTCGGCCCCGATCCCGGCAGCGATCCGCTGGGCTGGTATCCCGCGCCCGAAAGCGGCGATATCTTCGCCTCTGCCAGCAGCGATATGGCGCCGCTGTGGCATCGTGTGGCCGCCGCCCTGTGCCAGCTTGGCGAAGGCAATCTGGGGCAGATACAGTCCTATCTCGACCGCAATGTCGAGGATCTGGGCCTTGCCTTCCGCCTGACAGGGGACGAGCGGGAGCGGCCATGGCCATTGGGGCCGATGCCGGTGCTGATCGGCGCATCCGAATGGGACGTTCTGGAAGCGGGGCTGATCCAGCGGGCCGAATTGCTCGAACATGTCGTCGCCGACATCTATAGCGCGCAAAATCTGGTGGGCGAAGGGCATTTGCCCGCCGCTCTGGCCAGCGGAAGCCCCAATTTCGCGCGCAAAATGGTCGGTTTGCGTCCCCCGGGCGGCTATCATTTGCGCGTCTATGCCGTCGATCTGGCACGCGGTCCCAATGGCGAATGGCGCGTGCTGGCCGATCGCACGCGGCTGCCCACCGGCATCGGCTATGCGCTGGAAAACCGGCTGGCGCTGATCCGCAGTACCGGCAATCTGCTGGCGGGCATCGGCGCGCGCCGCATTACCGAATTTTTCGAGGCCCTGCGGTTCGGGATTGCCGAGGATTGCCAGCGGTCGGACCCGCGCATCGGCCTGTTGACCCCCGGACGGTTTAACCAGAGCTATCCCGAACAGGCGCATCTGGCCCGCCATCTCGGCTTCTCTCTGGTCGAAGGCCGCGACCTGACGGTGCGCGACGGGCGACTTTATGTGCGCACGGTTGCCGGGTTGAAGCGGATCGACGGGTTGTGGCGCTGGATCAATACCGCCGATATCGATCCGCTGGCATTCGACCAGCATTCGCAGATCGGCGTCGCGGGACTGATCGAGGCGTGCCGGTCGGGGCAATTGTCGGTGGCGAACTGGCCGGGTGCGGGCGTGGTGGAATCGCGCGCCATGTCGGCCTTTCTGCCGCGGCTTGCCCAGGTGGTGACCGGCGGGCCGCTGATCCTGCCCAATGCGGCGACATGGTGGTGCGGGCAAAAGGCCGAGCGGGACGAGGCGCTGGCCCGTTTCGACGAGCTGGTCTTTGCCTCCTCGTTTCGTGGCAGCATCCCCGGCATTCCCGAAGGCAGCACGCGTATCGGCGCGCAGATTCCGCCCGAAGAGCGAGTAGTACTGCTGCAAGGGCTGGCCCGCCGCCCGATGGATTATGTCGCGCAGGAAATCGTCGAAACCTCGACCGCGCCCGCCATCGTCGACGGGCGGTTCGAACCGCGCCGTTTTACTTTGCGCTGCTTTCTTGCGCGCGGGGCGAACGGGCAATGGGTGGTCATGCCGGGCGGCTTCGCGCGCATTTCCAAACAGGGCCATCTGCGCACCGCCTTGATGGAGCGCGACGATTTCTCCGCCGATCTGTGCGTGGTCGACGGACAAGGAAGCGCCCGTACCGTGCGCCCGCCCAATCTGGACCCGCCATCGGTGCGGCGCGGCGGCGGGCAATTGCCCAGCCAGGCCGCCGATAATCTGTTCTGGTTGGGCCGTTATGGCGAACGCCTGAACCTGACCGCTCGGATCGTGCGCATTCTGGTTGAAAATTCCGATGGCCCCGCAGGACGCGCCGCCGTGCCCGAAGCGGTGACCACCGCCGACCGGCTGGCTGCGCTGCTACGCCAATGGGGTGCCGCGCCTGCTCCGACCAAAGAGGAAGCGCATCCCGCCCCGCACGACATGGCGGTCGCCGCACTGACCGACAAGACGCTGAACGGGTCGATCCCCGTTCTTATCGAAAAGGCGCAGCAGATCGCGCTTTTGCTGCGCGACCGGTTGTCGCGCGACAGCTGGCGCGCGGTTCAGCGGCCCCTGCCTCCCGTGGATGCAATGGACAGCGATACGCTGATCGATGCGTGCGACATGGTGGTCGGGCGCGGCGCTGCGGTGGCGCAATTGCTGTCGGACAATATGGGGCGCAGCGCGGCATGGCGCTTCTTTGACATGGGCATCGCGATCGAACGCGGGTCGATGATGCTGCAGGCAGCACAAGCCATAGTTCCCGGTAGTGCCAGCGCCGAAGACCTGACTGCGCTGCTCGACCTGATCGACGGCATATCGCTTTATCGCAGCCGCTATCTCACGATCCCCTTCATCGCGCCCGTGCTCGACATGGCGCTGCTTGACCCTGCGGAGCCGCGCGGCCTTGCCTATCAGGCCAAGCGCGTGGCCGAACATCTGGCCGCCCTGCCTGACCTTCGCGAAGACGGCCTTCCCGAAGAGCCGCTGCGCATGGCGCAAATGCTCGACGCGAAGATCGGCGGCCTCGATGCCGAAGACCTCGACACCAATGTGCTTCAGGGGCTGCGCGACGATCTGGGCGCCTTGTCGGCTGCGATCGGGCGGCGCTATTTCCTGCAACCGGACAGGCCCGCCCCGCGCGATCCGGGGGCGCTGCTGGCATGA
- a CDS encoding transglutaminase family protein, translating to MSGPVTFRVKHRTDLSYAAPVAQARFNIRLKPYPWAGQEISDQSLVLDPVPASAVDEDGPYLVNTTRVRFEQPLSELTVQSSFTVAITPPRAPATAMTIEDVREMAAASRDLSVWSPAPYLFASRIAGLDQAIADWAAPILSPDRSIVQAAHDLTHAVHEKIAYVSGSSTSRTPPQEAFAAGRGVCQDQSHVMIAALRSHAIPAAYISGYLNTRPPPGQEKLVGADAMHAWVAVWCGEDGWVAFDPTNDRLADTDHVTVGMGRDFADVSPIDGVFVGSAVQDLKYAVDVRRIDEMADQGAGTPAP from the coding sequence ATGAGCGGCCCCGTCACCTTCCGCGTCAAACATCGCACCGACCTGTCCTATGCCGCCCCCGTGGCGCAGGCGCGCTTCAACATCAGGCTCAAACCCTATCCATGGGCGGGGCAGGAGATTTCGGACCAGTCGCTCGTGCTCGATCCTGTGCCCGCCAGCGCGGTGGACGAGGACGGGCCCTATCTCGTCAACACCACGCGCGTCCGGTTTGAGCAGCCGCTCAGCGAATTGACCGTGCAGAGCAGCTTTACCGTCGCGATCACCCCGCCGCGCGCACCCGCGACGGCCATGACGATCGAGGACGTGCGCGAAATGGCCGCCGCTTCACGCGATCTCAGCGTATGGTCGCCCGCGCCCTATCTGTTCGCGTCGCGCATCGCAGGGCTGGATCAGGCAATCGCGGACTGGGCCGCGCCGATCCTGTCGCCCGACCGTTCGATCGTGCAGGCCGCCCATGATCTGACCCATGCGGTGCATGAAAAGATCGCCTATGTGTCCGGCTCCTCCACCAGCCGCACACCCCCGCAAGAGGCATTCGCGGCGGGACGCGGCGTGTGTCAGGATCAAAGCCACGTGATGATCGCCGCGCTGCGTTCGCATGCGATCCCGGCGGCCTATATCTCGGGCTATCTCAACACCCGCCCGCCGCCGGGTCAGGAAAAGCTGGTCGGCGCCGATGCGATGCATGCATGGGTGGCGGTATGGTGCGGAGAGGATGGCTGGGTCGCATTCGATCCGACCAACGACCGGCTGGCCGATACCGATCACGTGACCGTGGGCATGGGGCGCGATTTTGCCGATGTCTCGCCCATCGACGGCGTGTTCGTGGGTTCGGCGGTGCAGGATCTGAAATATGCGGTCGATGTCCGCCGCATCGACGAAATGGCGGATCAGGGGGCAGGCACGCCCGCCCCCTGA
- the proC gene encoding pyrroline-5-carboxylate reductase produces MSTDISSNETNAQPDGRVLLVGCGNMGFAMLKGWIEQGTPANRIDVVEPNDDLRKRAGGTGAKVHASVDDIIGGEAPAMAIIAVKPQVMAKVLADYRPFAAAGTTFVSVAAGTLLGTIEKALGEGSAVIRCMPNTPAAVGKGMMVCCANDAVTGEARAVCETLLSASGSVAFVEEESLMDAVTGVSGSGPAYVFHFIEAMAEAGVKSGLPEDLAKELAIQTVYGAAVYARSSDEDPGQLRSNVTSPNGTTAAALDVLMGTGRLRALLAEAVEAAAERSRELARD; encoded by the coding sequence ATGAGCACGGATATTTCCAGCAACGAAACGAACGCGCAACCCGATGGTCGGGTGCTTCTCGTCGGATGCGGGAACATGGGCTTTGCCATGCTGAAAGGCTGGATCGAACAGGGCACACCGGCGAATCGGATCGACGTGGTCGAACCCAATGACGATCTGCGTAAACGCGCAGGGGGAACGGGCGCCAAGGTTCATGCCAGCGTGGACGATATCATCGGCGGAGAGGCCCCGGCGATGGCGATCATCGCGGTCAAGCCGCAGGTGATGGCCAAGGTGCTGGCCGATTACCGCCCCTTTGCGGCGGCGGGCACGACATTCGTATCGGTTGCGGCGGGCACCTTGCTGGGCACCATCGAAAAGGCGCTGGGCGAGGGGAGCGCGGTTATCCGCTGCATGCCCAATACGCCCGCGGCCGTGGGCAAGGGCATGATGGTCTGCTGTGCCAATGATGCCGTGACCGGTGAAGCACGCGCCGTTTGCGAAACGCTGCTGTCGGCCAGCGGCAGCGTCGCCTTTGTCGAGGAAGAGAGCCTGATGGACGCGGTAACCGGCGTGTCTGGTTCTGGCCCTGCCTATGTCTTCCATTTTATCGAGGCGATGGCCGAGGCGGGCGTCAAATCGGGACTTCCCGAAGATCTGGCGAAAGAGCTGGCGATCCAGACGGTCTATGGCGCGGCGGTCTATGCGCGTTCGTCGGACGAGGATCCGGGCCAGCTTCGCAGCAATGTGACCAGCCCCAACGGCACCACGGCGGCGGCGCTGGATGTGCTGATGGGCACGGGCCGCCTGCGCGCCCTGCTGGCCGAAGCGGTCGAGGCGGCCGCCGAACGCTCGCGCGAACTGGCGCGGGATTGA
- the putA gene encoding bifunctional proline dehydrogenase/L-glutamate gamma-semialdehyde dehydrogenase PutA has translation MLDRTADLNDKFARFAPPIREATPLRQAITDAYRRPEPQAVAELLPRATMPDHLRQQIEQTARDLVLKVRKKQDGWGVDGLMQEYSLSSEEGVALMCLAEALLRIPDAGTRDALVKDKIARGNWRSHLAPDHSLFVNAATWGLVVTGELSERTDEFGLAAALKRLIARAGEPVIRSGVRLAMEFMGEHFVAGETIEEAIKHAKGPEARGFTYSYDMLGEAAVDLNDAAAYYAAYEKAIHAIGRRADGKPVHTAPGISVKLSALHPRYQRAQAGRVMKELLPRVRALAVLAKSYGIGFNIDAEEADRLELSLDIIEELATAHELAGWNGLGCVIQAYGKRCPQVLDWLIDLAKRSERRIPVRLVKGAYWDAEIKRAQLDGLPDFPVYTRKVHTDLSYIACARQLIEAREHIFPQFATHNAQTLATIYHLADEIKGRPFEAGDYEFQCLHGMGEELYDEVVPKKKLNRPCRIYAPVGTHETLLAYLVRRLLENGANSSFLNRISNPDVAIADLTADPAQQVAEMERPGSMHPQISLPLGIFPMRLNSAGIDLTNEDRLAELTENLKESASREWVAGEAGTGTPRDVTNPADRRDIVGVSHDLSPDDVPAIASIVAASHWNEVPVSQRASALHRAADTMQAQMGVLIGLTIREAGKSATNAIAEVREAIDFLRYYANRAVESFGHEQEPLGTICCISPWNFPLAIFTGQVAAALVGGNSVLAKPAEETPLVAAEAVRILHEAGIPDHALRLVPGDGAVGAALVASEDVHGVMFTGSTQVAQLIQKRLSKRLSPAGKPIPLIAETGGINAMIVDSSALAEQVVRDVIASAFDSAGQRCSALRLLCIQDDVYDRTLGLLKGALAQLAIGSTTQLSNDIGPVITDEALEGIESHIAEMEVAGHKVTRLKLPQGVEHGSFVAPTIIELDSTTELTREVFGPVLHVTRFARHDLVPLVHEINLSGYGLTFGLHTRLDGTVDQVARVIEAGNIYINRNQIGAIVGSQPFGGHRLSGTGPKAGGPLYLGRLVSQPPALPMALSDPAVHQYSQWLRMRGEIAASDAARACADQGGLGYREVLPGPVGERNSYELRKRGHILVRPKTTAGFQQQLAAVLATGNIALLEDMGWSADLPPELHGRVEALAHQPVAGALVEGDESDLRAALAEFAGRDGPLVLTQSASEADCASDKPAYCLHWLLEEVSISVDTTAAGGNASLMTLE, from the coding sequence ATGCTCGACAGGACTGCCGATTTGAACGACAAGTTTGCCCGTTTTGCGCCCCCCATCCGCGAAGCAACGCCGCTGCGACAGGCGATTACCGATGCCTATCGCCGCCCCGAACCGCAGGCCGTGGCCGAATTGCTGCCGCGCGCGACCATGCCCGACCATTTGCGCCAGCAGATCGAACAGACCGCCCGCGATCTGGTGCTGAAAGTCCGCAAGAAGCAGGACGGCTGGGGCGTCGACGGCCTGATGCAGGAATATTCGCTGTCCAGCGAAGAGGGCGTCGCGCTGATGTGTCTGGCCGAAGCCCTGCTGCGCATTCCCGATGCGGGCACGCGCGACGCGCTGGTGAAGGACAAGATCGCGCGCGGCAACTGGCGTTCGCATCTGGCGCCCGATCACTCACTGTTCGTGAACGCGGCCACATGGGGTCTTGTTGTCACGGGCGAGCTTTCCGAACGAACCGACGAATTCGGCCTTGCCGCCGCGCTGAAACGCCTGATCGCCCGCGCGGGCGAGCCGGTGATCCGGTCGGGCGTGCGCCTTGCCATGGAATTCATGGGCGAACATTTCGTCGCGGGCGAGACGATCGAGGAAGCGATCAAGCACGCCAAGGGCCCCGAAGCGCGGGGCTTTACCTATAGCTATGACATGCTGGGCGAGGCCGCGGTCGATCTGAACGATGCCGCAGCCTATTACGCAGCCTATGAGAAGGCGATCCATGCCATCGGCCGCCGCGCCGACGGAAAGCCGGTCCACACCGCGCCGGGCATTTCGGTCAAGCTGTCGGCCCTGCACCCGCGTTACCAGCGCGCACAGGCCGGACGGGTGATGAAGGAACTGCTGCCCCGCGTCCGTGCACTGGCCGTGCTGGCGAAATCATATGGCATCGGCTTTAACATCGATGCCGAGGAAGCCGACCGGCTGGAACTGTCGCTCGACATTATCGAGGAACTGGCCACCGCGCACGAGCTGGCGGGCTGGAACGGGCTTGGCTGCGTCATCCAGGCGTATGGCAAGCGTTGCCCGCAAGTGCTGGACTGGCTGATCGATCTGGCCAAACGGTCCGAACGCCGCATTCCGGTGCGTCTGGTGAAAGGCGCCTATTGGGATGCCGAGATCAAGCGCGCCCAGCTGGACGGGCTGCCGGATTTTCCCGTCTATACGCGCAAGGTTCACACCGACCTGTCCTATATCGCCTGCGCCCGCCAGCTGATCGAGGCGCGCGAGCATATTTTTCCGCAATTCGCCACGCATAACGCGCAGACTCTGGCGACGATCTATCACCTTGCGGACGAGATCAAGGGCCGCCCGTTCGAGGCAGGCGATTACGAGTTCCAGTGCCTGCACGGCATGGGCGAGGAACTGTATGACGAGGTCGTTCCCAAGAAAAAGCTGAACCGCCCCTGCCGCATCTATGCGCCGGTCGGCACGCATGAGACGCTGCTCGCCTATCTGGTGCGGCGCTTGCTGGAAAACGGGGCCAACAGCTCGTTCCTGAACCGCATTTCCAATCCCGATGTCGCCATCGCGGATCTGACTGCCGATCCGGCGCAGCAAGTGGCCGAAATGGAACGCCCCGGCAGCATGCATCCGCAGATCTCCCTGCCCCTGGGAATATTCCCGATGCGGCTGAATTCGGCAGGCATCGACCTGACGAACGAGGATCGTCTGGCCGAACTGACCGAAAATCTGAAGGAAAGCGCCAGCCGCGAATGGGTGGCGGGCGAAGCGGGCACCGGCACGCCCCGCGATGTGACCAATCCGGCGGACCGGCGCGATATCGTCGGGGTCAGCCACGATCTGTCGCCCGACGATGTGCCGGCCATTGCCTCTATCGTCGCCGCATCGCACTGGAACGAGGTGCCCGTCAGCCAAAGGGCTTCGGCGCTGCACCGCGCGGCCGATACGATGCAGGCGCAAATGGGCGTGCTGATCGGCCTGACCATCCGCGAGGCGGGCAAGAGCGCCACCAATGCCATTGCCGAAGTACGCGAGGCGATCGATTTCCTGCGCTATTACGCGAACCGCGCGGTCGAAAGCTTTGGGCACGAGCAGGAGCCTTTGGGCACGATCTGCTGTATTTCGCCGTGGAACTTCCCGCTTGCCATCTTCACCGGACAGGTCGCGGCCGCATTGGTCGGCGGCAATTCGGTGCTGGCGAAACCGGCCGAGGAAACGCCTTTGGTCGCCGCCGAAGCCGTGCGTATCCTGCACGAGGCAGGGATTCCCGACCACGCTCTGCGGCTGGTTCCCGGCGACGGCGCGGTGGGCGCGGCACTGGTCGCGTCGGAAGATGTGCACGGCGTGATGTTCACCGGATCGACACAGGTCGCACAGCTGATTCAAAAGCGATTGTCCAAGCGCCTGTCGCCTGCGGGCAAGCCGATCCCGCTGATCGCGGAAACAGGCGGCATCAATGCGATGATCGTCGATTCCTCCGCCCTTGCCGAACAGGTGGTGCGCGATGTGATCGCCAGCGCCTTCGACAGCGCGGGGCAGCGTTGTTCGGCCCTGCGCCTGCTGTGCATTCAGGACGATGTCTATGACCGCACACTGGGCCTGTTGAAGGGGGCATTGGCGCAGCTGGCGATCGGTTCCACCACGCAATTGTCGAACGATATCGGCCCCGTCATCACCGACGAGGCGCTGGAAGGTATCGAGAGCCATATCGCCGAGATGGAGGTCGCTGGGCACAAGGTCACGCGGCTGAAACTGCCGCAAGGGGTCGAGCATGGCAGCTTTGTAGCGCCGACCATCATCGAACTGGATTCGACGACCGAACTGACCCGTGAAGTGTTCGGGCCGGTGCTGCATGTCACCCGTTTCGCGCGCCACGATCTTGTGCCGTTGGTGCACGAGATCAACCTGTCGGGATATGGGTTGACCTTTGGCCTGCACACGCGGCTGGACGGCACGGTCGATCAGGTCGCCCGCGTGATCGAGGCGGGGAATATCTATATCAACCGCAATCAGATCGGCGCGATCGTGGGCAGCCAGCCGTTTGGCGGGCATCGCCTGTCGGGCACGGGGCCAAAGGCGGGCGGTCCGCTTTACCTGGGCCGCCTTGTCAGCCAGCCCCCTGCCCTGCCAATGGCGCTGTCCGATCCGGCCGTGCACCAATATTCGCAATGGCTGCGCATGCGCGGCGAGATTGCAGCATCCGACGCCGCCCGTGCCTGTGCCGATCAGGGCGGGCTGGGTTACCGCGAAGTCCTGCCCGGTCCGGTGGGCGAACGGAACAGCTATGAACTGCGCAAGCGGGGCCATATTCTGGTCCGACCCAAGACCACGGCCGGTTTCCAGCAGCAGCTGGCCGCCGTGCTGGCCACCGGCAATATCGCCTTGCTCGAAGATATGGGCTGGTCCGCCGATCTTCCCCCCGAATTGCACGGAAGGGTCGAGGCGCTGGCGCATCAGCCGGTCGCGGGCGCGCTGGTCGAAGGGGACGAAAGCGATCTGCGCGCGGCGCTGGCCGAATTTGCCGGGCGCGACGGGCCGCTGGTGCTGACCCAATCCGCCAGCGAGGCGGATTGCGCATCGGACAAGCCCGCCTATTGCCTGCACTGGCTGTTGGAGGAAGTCTCGATCTCGGTCGACACGACGGCAGCGGGCGGCAATGCCAGCCTGATGACGCTTGAATAA
- the fghA gene encoding S-formylglutathione hydrolase → MTLETISLNRSHGGTQGVYKHQSKATNTEMTFSVFVPDHAEGAMLPVLTYLSGLTCTQANVTEKGEYRAACAQHGIIFVAPDTSPRGDDVPDDEAYDFGKGAGFYVDATQKPWATHFNMRRYIEEELPALIQAHFPADMARQGITGHSMGGHGALTISLRNPGRFRSTSAFAPIVSPLNCPWGEKALTGYIGSDQAAWREYDACALIADGARLPDLLVDQGTADNFLEEQLKTGLLEQAVTAAGMKADIRMQAGYDHSYYFISTFMAEHVAWHAARLKG, encoded by the coding sequence GTGACACTCGAAACGATATCGCTGAATCGCAGCCACGGCGGCACGCAGGGCGTCTATAAGCACCAGAGTAAGGCGACGAATACGGAGATGACATTCTCCGTCTTCGTGCCCGACCATGCCGAAGGTGCAATGCTGCCGGTGCTGACCTATCTGTCGGGTCTGACTTGCACCCAAGCCAATGTGACCGAAAAGGGCGAATATCGCGCCGCCTGCGCGCAGCACGGCATTATCTTCGTCGCGCCCGATACATCCCCGCGCGGCGACGATGTTCCCGATGACGAAGCCTATGACTTTGGCAAGGGGGCAGGGTTCTATGTCGATGCGACACAGAAGCCATGGGCCACGCATTTCAACATGCGCCGCTATATCGAAGAGGAATTGCCCGCGCTGATACAGGCTCATTTCCCCGCCGATATGGCGCGGCAGGGCATTACCGGCCATTCGATGGGCGGGCATGGCGCGCTGACCATATCGCTGCGCAATCCGGGGCGGTTCCGTTCGACCAGCGCGTTTGCGCCCATCGTCAGTCCGTTGAACTGCCCTTGGGGCGAAAAGGCGCTGACAGGCTATATCGGGTCCGACCAAGCCGCCTGGCGCGAGTATGACGCCTGCGCCCTGATCGCGGACGGCGCGCGCCTGCCCGATCTTTTGGTCGATCAGGGGACGGCGGATAATTTCCTTGAAGAACAGCTGAAAACCGGCCTGCTTGAACAGGCGGTAACCGCTGCCGGAATGAAGGCCGACATCCGCATGCAGGCGGGATATGATCATTCCTATTACTTCATCTCGACATTTATGGCCGAGCATGTCGCATGGCATGCCGCGCGGCTGAAAGGCTGA
- a CDS encoding VOC family protein, with protein MFSHVHIGSNDTARAKRFYDALIGALGGGEGAKDPDRDRYFYSHDGALLIVGAPLDEKEATVSNGSTIGFRVDSPEQGAAWVRAGLDHGGTLIEDAPGIRDRGARGQIYLAYLRDPDGHKLCAMKFMEPK; from the coding sequence ATGTTCAGCCACGTCCATATCGGTAGCAATGATACCGCCCGTGCCAAGCGTTTCTATGACGCGTTGATCGGTGCGCTGGGCGGCGGGGAAGGGGCGAAGGACCCCGACCGCGACCGCTATTTCTACAGCCACGATGGCGCCTTGCTGATCGTGGGCGCACCGCTGGACGAAAAAGAAGCGACTGTCAGCAACGGCTCGACCATCGGTTTCCGCGTCGACAGCCCCGAACAGGGTGCGGCATGGGTTCGGGCGGGGCTGGACCATGGCGGCACGCTGATCGAGGATGCGCCCGGCATCCGCGACCGAGGCGCGCGCGGGCAGATTTATCTCGCCTATTTGCGCGATCCTGACGGGCACAAATTATGCGCAATGAAATTCATGGAGCCGAAGTGA
- a CDS encoding S-(hydroxymethyl)glutathione dehydrogenase/class III alcohol dehydrogenase, with product MKTRAAVAFEAKKPLEIVEVDLEGPKEGEVLVEIMATGLCHTDAYTLDGLDSEGLFPSILGHEGAGIVREIGPGVTSVKPDDHVIPLYTPECRQCKSCLSGKTNLCTAIRATQGKGLMPDGTSRFSYKGEMIHHYMGCSTFSNFTVLPEIAVAKIREDAPFKTSCYIGCGVTTGVGAVTNTAKVQVGDNVVVFGLGGIGLNVIQGAKMAGASKIIGIDLNPDREEWGRKFGMTDFLNTKGMSHDDIVQKVVAMTDGGADYTFDCTGNTNVMRTALEACHRGWGESIIIGVAEAGKEISTRPFQLVTGRVWKGTAFGGAKGRTDVPKIVDWYMNGQIEIDPMITHVLTLEEINKGFDLMHAGESIRSVVVY from the coding sequence ATGAAAACCCGCGCCGCCGTAGCTTTCGAGGCGAAAAAGCCCCTCGAGATCGTCGAGGTCGATCTGGAAGGCCCCAAGGAGGGCGAGGTTCTGGTCGAGATCATGGCGACGGGCCTGTGCCATACCGATGCCTATACGCTGGACGGGCTGGACAGCGAGGGGCTGTTCCCCTCGATCCTCGGCCATGAAGGCGCAGGCATCGTTCGCGAAATCGGGCCGGGCGTGACCAGCGTAAAGCCCGATGATCACGTCATCCCGCTCTACACCCCCGAATGCCGCCAGTGTAAATCCTGCCTGTCGGGCAAGACCAATCTGTGCACCGCGATCCGCGCCACGCAGGGCAAGGGGCTGATGCCCGACGGCACCAGCCGCTTCAGCTATAAGGGCGAGATGATCCATCACTACATGGGCTGCTCGACCTTCTCGAATTTTACCGTCCTGCCCGAAATCGCGGTTGCCAAGATCCGCGAGGACGCTCCGTTCAAGACCAGCTGCTACATCGGCTGCGGCGTCACCACCGGTGTCGGCGCGGTGACCAACACGGCCAAGGTGCAGGTGGGCGACAATGTGGTCGTGTTCGGCCTTGGCGGTATTGGCCTCAACGTCATTCAGGGCGCGAAGATGGCAGGCGCGTCGAAGATCATCGGCATCGACCTCAACCCCGACCGCGAGGAATGGGGCCGCAAGTTCGGCATGACCGACTTCCTCAACACCAAGGGCATGAGCCATGACGACATCGTGCAGAAGGTCGTCGCCATGACCGACGGGGGCGCGGATTACACCTTTGACTGCACGGGCAACACCAATGTGATGCGCACCGCGCTGGAAGCATGTCATCGCGGCTGGGGCGAAAGCATCATCATCGGCGTGGCCGAAGCAGGCAAGGAAATCAGCACGCGCCCGTTCCAGCTGGTCACTGGCCGCGTGTGGAAGGGCACGGCATTCGGCGGCGCGAAGGGCCGGACCGATGTGCCCAAGATCGTCGACTGGTACATGAACGGCCAGATCGAGATCGACCCGATGATCACCCATGTCTTGACCCTTGAGGAAATCAACAAGGGGTTTGACCTGATGCATGCGGGCGAGAGCATTCGCAGCGTGGTCGTTTACTGA